A single region of the Buchnera aphidicola (Pseudoregma panicola) genome encodes:
- the lipB gene encoding lipoyl(octanoyl) transferase LipB, translated as MNIKKKIKNNKNKNFIFKDLGIKKWKNTFYNMKKFFKKKCVIDEIWLVEHPSVFTLGKNFYNKKYYITKKISMHFSNRGGGITYHGIGQQLVYFLIKLKNRKKIFLLIDIIKKIVIKTLKHFNINGYYNKKKPGIYVNKKKICSIGLCVKNGYSMHGFSLNVDMDLFPFKLIIPCNDNKIEMTKMKFYNKNILINNVKKILKKNIRLFMENFY; from the coding sequence ATGAATATAAAAAAAAAAATAAAAAATAATAAAAATAAAAATTTTATATTTAAAGATTTAGGAATAAAGAAATGGAAAAATACTTTTTATAATATGAAAAAATTTTTTAAAAAAAAATGTGTTATAGATGAAATATGGCTTGTAGAACATCCATCAGTATTCACATTAGGAAAAAATTTCTATAATAAAAAATATTATATTACTAAAAAAATTAGTATGCATTTTTCTAATAGAGGAGGTGGAATTACATATCATGGAATAGGTCAGCAATTAGTATATTTTTTGATTAAATTAAAAAATAGAAAAAAAATATTTTTATTAATTGATATAATAAAGAAAATAGTAATAAAAACTTTAAAACATTTTAATATAAACGGATATTATAATAAAAAAAAACCTGGAATATATGTAAATAAAAAAAAAATTTGTTCTATAGGATTATGCGTAAAAAACGGATATTCTATGCATGGGTTTTCTTTAAATGTAGATATGGATTTATTTCCATTTAAGTTAATAATACCATGTAATGATAATAAAATTGAAATGACTAAAATGAAATTTTATAATAAAAATATATTAATAAATAATGTAAAAAAAATATTAAAAAAAAATATAAGGCTTTTTATGGAAAATTTTTATTAA
- the lipA gene encoding lipoyl synthase, whose translation MKDINYKNKIIFSNTYKKILRKPKWITSKFPIDDKKIKIIKKIIKSNNLHSVCEEALCPNIYECFNKKTLTFMILGNICTRKCSFCAVLKGRPKEIDVNEPKKIAKVANIINLKHVVITSVNRDDLKDGGVNHFLKCIKEIKKNNLNTTIEILVPDFKKCINYAIEKISTCPPDIFNHNIESVPRLYKYVRKGANYKNSLYLLKKIKEKNPYLLTKSGFMVGLGEKYSEIINVIKDLKKNFVDMITIGQYLQPSLNHFPVKKYFTIKEFNKLETLAKKIGFKNIFCGPLVRSSYHSRLQINKIFKKKYN comes from the coding sequence ATGAAAGATATAAATTATAAGAATAAAATTATTTTTTCTAACACATATAAAAAAATTTTAAGAAAACCTAAGTGGATAACTTCTAAATTTCCTATAGATGATAAAAAAATAAAAATAATAAAAAAAATTATAAAAAGTAATAATTTACATTCTGTATGTGAAGAAGCTTTATGTCCTAATATATATGAATGTTTTAATAAAAAAACTTTAACTTTTATGATATTAGGAAACATATGTACTAGAAAATGTTCTTTTTGTGCTGTTTTAAAAGGAAGACCTAAAGAAATTGATGTTAATGAACCAAAAAAAATAGCAAAAGTAGCAAATATAATTAATTTAAAACACGTAGTAATAACATCTGTAAATAGAGATGATTTAAAAGACGGAGGAGTTAATCATTTTTTAAAGTGCATAAAAGAAATAAAAAAGAATAATTTAAACACTACTATAGAAATATTAGTTCCAGATTTTAAAAAATGTATTAATTATGCTATAGAAAAAATATCTACATGCCCTCCAGACATTTTTAATCATAATATAGAAAGTGTTCCTAGATTATATAAATATGTAAGAAAAGGAGCTAATTATAAAAATTCATTATATCTTTTAAAAAAAATTAAAGAAAAAAATCCTTATTTATTAACAAAATCTGGATTCATGGTAGGTTTAGGAGAAAAATATAGTGAAATAATAAATGTAATAAAAGACTTAAAAAAAAATTTTGTAGATATGATAACTATAGGACAATATTTACAACCAAGTTTAAATCATTTTCCAGTAAAAAAGTATTTTACTATAAAAGAATTTAATAAATTAGAAACATTAGCAAAAAAAATAGGATTTAAAAATATATTCTGTGGACCTTTAGTAAGATCATCATATCATTCAAGATTACAAATTAATAAAATTTTTAAAAAAAAATATAATTAA
- the yciA gene encoding acyl-CoA thioester hydrolase YciA, which translates to MTNINKNFPQGKLVIRTLAMPKDVNINGNIFGGWIMSQIDLGGAILAKEISKGKVATVRVKNITFLKPIFVGDLVSCYAKLYKIGISSINIKVEIWTKKISSKLIGMNNIVAKANLIYVSIDKNKKKKFAYNNYFIENNNFKN; encoded by the coding sequence ATGACAAATATAAACAAAAATTTTCCACAAGGAAAACTAGTTATAAGAACTTTAGCTATGCCAAAAGATGTAAATATAAATGGTAATATTTTTGGTGGTTGGATAATGTCTCAAATAGATTTAGGGGGTGCTATATTAGCAAAAGAAATATCAAAAGGAAAGGTAGCTACGGTAAGAGTAAAAAATATTACTTTTTTAAAACCAATTTTTGTTGGAGACTTAGTTAGTTGCTATGCAAAATTATATAAAATAGGAATAAGTTCTATTAATATAAAAGTAGAAATTTGGACAAAAAAAATTAGTTCAAAATTAATAGGAATGAATAATATAGTAGCAAAAGCTAATTTGATATATGTGTCTATAGATAAAAATAAAAAAAAAAAATTTGCATATAATAACTATTTTATAGAAAATAATAATTTTAAAAATTAA
- a CDS encoding YciC family protein, whose translation MFIKETNLFIETFDFIKKNIIKIFLISIFYSFLLVVSDFYIIPAIQKIYFSVIEQDENMYSLIHIFDFMTFYNKKIFLKFSFLRNIIYITSITFIIESIIMIAHFKIFKKKNNLCNLYKNFFYIFPNLFILIFFINLIVQIGIVLLILPAIIFSIFLSLSPIILIIEKKSILLSIKKSLVICFSKYTELSFPIILWLIAKFILLTISTIFVFSPENLFCFLYNSVSNFFLCILIVYLFKFYSLFNPIKKF comes from the coding sequence ATGTTTATTAAAGAAACTAACTTATTTATAGAGACGTTTGATTTTATTAAAAAAAATATAATAAAAATTTTTTTAATATCTATATTTTACTCTTTCTTATTAGTTGTATCAGATTTTTATATTATACCAGCAATACAAAAAATTTATTTTTCAGTTATTGAACAAGATGAAAATATGTATTCTTTAATACATATATTTGATTTTATGACTTTTTATAATAAAAAAATATTTTTAAAATTTTCTTTTTTAAGGAATATAATTTATATAACTAGTATTACGTTTATTATAGAAAGTATAATAATGATAGCACACTTTAAAATTTTTAAAAAAAAAAATAATTTATGTAATTTATATAAAAATTTTTTTTATATTTTTCCAAATTTATTTATATTAATATTTTTTATAAATTTAATAGTTCAAATTGGAATAGTGTTATTAATATTACCTGCCATAATTTTTTCTATTTTTCTTTCATTGTCTCCAATAATTTTAATAATAGAAAAAAAAAGTATACTTTTATCTATAAAAAAAAGTTTAGTAATCTGTTTTTCAAAATATACAGAATTATCTTTTCCTATAATATTATGGTTAATAGCGAAATTTATTTTATTAACAATTAGTACAATTTTTGTATTTAGTCCAGAAAATTTATTTTGTTTTTTATATAATTCTGTATCTAATTTTTTTTTATGTATATTAATAGTATATTTATTTAAATTTTATTCTTTATTTAATCCTATTAAAAAATTTTAA
- the trpA gene encoding tryptophan synthase subunit alpha gives MKTRYNDLFINLKKKNEKCFIPFIMLGDPDFKTSLTIIKNIIKSGADAIEVGIPFSDPFGDGSIIQNSNLRAINSNITVSKCFKIIKILRKKYFKIPIGLLTYANIVFSNGIKNFYEKCRKVGLDSILIVDVPIEESNIFYKYSLKNKVSQIFLCPPNVENYILKKIIKMSSDYIYILSRPGVTGIFNDKIFNTKIISNKIKKISKIPLIQGFGIYSKNQIRNILKSKIDGVICGSIIVRQIEKYLGNKNKIVKKINNLIKIFKKSTKI, from the coding sequence ATGAAAACAAGATATAATGATCTTTTTATAAATTTAAAAAAAAAAAATGAAAAATGTTTTATACCATTTATAATGTTAGGAGATCCTGATTTTAAAACTTCATTGACTATAATAAAAAATATAATAAAAAGTGGGGCAGATGCTATTGAAGTAGGAATTCCTTTTTCAGATCCTTTCGGTGACGGATCTATAATACAAAATTCAAATTTAAGAGCAATAAATTCTAATATTACTGTTTCAAAATGTTTTAAAATTATAAAAATTTTAAGAAAAAAATATTTTAAAATACCTATAGGATTATTGACATATGCAAATATAGTTTTCTCTAATGGAATTAAAAATTTTTATGAAAAATGTCGAAAAGTTGGTTTAGATTCTATACTAATAGTTGATGTTCCAATTGAAGAATCAAATATATTTTATAAATATTCATTAAAAAATAAAGTTTCACAAATTTTTTTATGTCCTCCAAATGTAGAAAATTATATATTAAAAAAAATTATTAAAATGTCTAGTGATTATATATATATACTTTCTAGACCTGGTGTAACTGGAATTTTTAATGATAAAATTTTTAATACAAAAATTATATCTAATAAAATAAAAAAAATTTCTAAAATACCTTTAATTCAGGGATTTGGAATATATTCAAAAAATCAAATAAGAAATATATTAAAATCAAAAATAGATGGAGTTATATGTGGATCTATAATAGTAAGACAAATAGAAAAATATTTAGGAAATAAAAATAAAATAGTTAAAAAAATTAATAATTTAATAAAAATTTTTAAAAAATCTACAAAAATATAA
- the trpB gene encoding tryptophan synthase subunit beta, producing the protein MTILNPYFGKFGGMYVPQILIPALLQLEKYFVKYIKDENFLQKMKDLLKNYAGRPTPLTLCKNITIGTNTKLYLKREDLLHSGAHKINQVIGQALLTKKMKKTNVIAETGAGQHGVSTAMVCALLDLKCKIYMGSKDIYRQNTNVMKMKFLGAKVVPVNTGTKTLKSACNEAIRSWSYNYHNTHYIIGTSAGPHPYPIMVHKFQSVISNEVKKQIIKLEKKLPDVVIACVGGGSNAIGIFSKFLNKDNVKLIGVEAGGKNKTKNSASLKYGKVGIYFGMKSNIIQNFYGQIKNSHSISAGLDFPSVGPEHAWLNYSKRVKYVTINDKDSVDAFKILCKKEGIIPALESSHALAYAIKIIKKNPIKKQTIIVNLSGRGDKDISSVSSFVKN; encoded by the coding sequence ATGACTATTCTAAATCCATATTTTGGAAAATTTGGTGGTATGTATGTTCCTCAAATATTAATTCCTGCTTTACTTCAATTAGAAAAATATTTTGTAAAATATATTAAAGATGAAAATTTTTTACAAAAAATGAAAGATTTATTAAAAAATTATGCTGGAAGACCAACTCCTTTAACTTTATGCAAAAATATTACTATTGGTACAAATACTAAATTATATTTAAAAAGAGAAGATTTATTACATAGTGGAGCTCATAAAATAAATCAAGTTATTGGACAAGCTTTGTTGACAAAAAAAATGAAAAAAACTAATGTAATAGCAGAAACCGGAGCTGGTCAACATGGAGTTTCTACAGCCATGGTATGTGCTTTGCTGGATTTAAAGTGTAAAATATATATGGGTAGTAAAGATATATATAGACAAAATACTAATGTTATGAAAATGAAATTTTTAGGTGCTAAAGTAGTTCCAGTTAATACAGGTACAAAAACTTTAAAAAGTGCTTGTAATGAAGCAATACGATCTTGGTCTTATAACTATCATAATACTCATTATATTATAGGAACATCTGCTGGACCTCATCCTTATCCTATAATGGTACATAAATTTCAAAGTGTTATAAGTAATGAAGTAAAAAAGCAAATTATAAAATTAGAAAAAAAACTTCCAGATGTTGTAATAGCTTGTGTAGGAGGAGGATCTAATGCAATAGGAATATTTTCTAAATTTTTAAATAAAGATAATGTAAAATTAATAGGAGTAGAAGCTGGAGGTAAAAATAAAACTAAAAATAGTGCATCTTTAAAATATGGAAAAGTTGGTATTTACTTTGGAATGAAATCGAACATTATACAAAATTTTTATGGGCAAATTAAAAATTCTCATTCTATTTCTGCTGGTTTAGATTTTCCATCTGTGGGACCTGAACACGCATGGTTGAATTATTCAAAAAGAGTTAAATATGTTACTATAAATGATAAAGATTCTGTAGATGCATTTAAAATATTATGTAAAAAAGAAGGTATTATACCAGCATTAGAATCTTCTCATGCATTAGCATATGCTATTAAAATAATTAAAAAAAATCCAATTAAAAAACAAACTATTATAGTAAATTTATCTGGCAGAGGAGATAAAGATATTTCTTCAGTTAGTAGTTTTGTTAAAAATTAA
- the trpCF gene encoding bifunctional indole-3-glycerol-phosphate synthase TrpC/phosphoribosylanthranilate isomerase TrpF, with protein MNKNFLKNILYHKKEHIKTIKKKFPLKSFKHFIKKTELNFKNSFSKKEISFILEIKRSSPSLGVICKNFNIQKIVNCYNKYASSISVVTEEKYFNGKLKYLKYVRKNTKLPILCKDFFIDDYQIYLSRFLGADAILLMLSILKDVEYIKFSKIAKSMNLGILTEVNNENEIERAINLKSEIFGINNRNLKDLSIDIKKTKKLSKFIPKNNIIISESGILNNKNVNYLKKYVNGFLIGSSIMSKNNIDLSVKKIIFGNNKICGITRKKDIIYSSDNGAIYIGIIFVKSSNRYVNYKNVEKLFYYSHIKYVGVFKNENIYKIKYISEKFNLYAIQLHGEENQEYINILRKILNKNINIWKAIGIKNSIPYINFKNIDYIVLDNTIPGSGKTFNWNLLKNINKKKIFLSGGINIKNLKKALNLKCHGLDLNSGLEKKVGIKDKKKIYKLFYTIKNNII; from the coding sequence ATGAATAAAAATTTTCTTAAAAACATTTTATATCATAAAAAAGAACATATAAAAACAATAAAAAAAAAATTCCCATTAAAAAGTTTTAAACATTTTATAAAAAAAACTGAATTAAATTTTAAAAATAGTTTTAGTAAAAAAGAAATTTCTTTTATCTTGGAAATAAAAAGATCTTCTCCATCTTTAGGAGTAATTTGCAAAAATTTTAATATTCAAAAAATAGTAAATTGTTATAATAAATATGCATCTTCAATATCAGTGGTAACAGAAGAAAAATATTTTAATGGAAAATTGAAATATTTAAAATATGTTAGAAAAAATACAAAATTACCAATTTTGTGCAAAGATTTTTTTATAGATGATTATCAAATTTATTTATCCAGATTTTTAGGTGCTGATGCTATTTTATTAATGTTATCAATTTTAAAAGACGTTGAATACATTAAATTTTCTAAAATAGCTAAATCTATGAACTTAGGTATATTAACTGAAGTAAATAATGAAAACGAAATAGAAAGAGCTATTAATTTAAAATCTGAAATTTTTGGAATAAATAATAGAAATTTAAAAGATTTATCAATAGACATAAAAAAAACTAAAAAATTGTCCAAATTTATACCAAAAAATAATATTATAATTAGTGAATCCGGAATATTAAATAATAAAAATGTAAATTATTTAAAAAAATATGTAAATGGATTTTTAATAGGATCATCTATAATGTCTAAAAATAATATAGATTTATCTGTAAAAAAAATTATTTTTGGAAATAATAAAATATGTGGAATTACTAGAAAAAAAGATATTATATATTCTTCTGATAATGGAGCAATATATATAGGAATAATATTTGTAAAATCTTCTAATAGATATGTAAATTATAAAAATGTTGAAAAACTTTTTTATTATAGTCATATAAAATATGTAGGAGTTTTTAAAAATGAAAATATTTATAAAATAAAATATATATCTGAAAAATTTAATTTATATGCAATTCAATTACATGGAGAAGAAAATCAAGAATATATAAACATATTAAGAAAAATATTAAATAAAAATATTAATATATGGAAAGCTATAGGAATAAAAAATAGTATTCCTTACATAAATTTTAAAAATATAGATTATATTGTTTTAGATAATACAATTCCTGGAAGCGGTAAAACATTTAATTGGAATTTATTAAAAAATATTAATAAAAAAAAAATATTTTTATCAGGAGGAATAAACATTAAAAATTTAAAAAAAGCATTAAATTTAAAATGCCATGGATTAGATTTAAATTCTGGTCTAGAAAAAAAAGTTGGTATAAAAGATAAAAAAAAAATATATAAATTATTTTATACAATAAAAAACAATATAATATAA
- the trpD gene encoding anthranilate phosphoribosyltransferase yields MKKIFKKLYKLKNLSFSESYKLFKNIYNNNINDAEIISAIVLMKSKKETLYEILGAVKSILKRKKNFYKPKYLFSDITGTGGDYKNSINISTISAIVAASVGFKIAKHCNYNITGKFGSANFLKKNKININISSEESRKNLDNTNICFLLAPLYYDGFKYVKNIRKSLKIRTIFNLIAPLLNPSRPPLSVIGVYSLRLLSIITKICKVLKYKRVISVHSNNYDEITLYGPTYISELYKGKIKKYKIYPESFGFKTYSEKKNIKNKNCTKNIVEGIGDSVYLETISANASIILKTFGEEDIKYNASYILKLIKRGMIKKFINKISNGKNNE; encoded by the coding sequence ATGAAAAAAATATTCAAAAAATTATATAAATTAAAAAATTTAAGTTTTTCAGAAAGTTATAAACTTTTTAAAAATATATATAATAATAATATAAATGATGCTGAAATAATATCAGCTATAGTTTTAATGAAATCTAAAAAAGAAACTTTATATGAAATATTAGGAGCTGTAAAAAGTATTTTAAAAAGAAAAAAAAATTTTTATAAACCTAAATATTTATTTTCAGATATTACGGGAACTGGAGGTGATTATAAAAATAGTATAAATATTTCTACAATTAGTGCGATCGTAGCTGCTTCAGTAGGATTTAAAATAGCGAAACATTGTAACTATAATATTACTGGAAAATTTGGTTCTGCTAATTTTTTAAAAAAAAACAAAATAAATATTAATATTTCTTCTGAAGAATCTAGAAAAAACTTAGATAATACAAATATATGTTTTTTATTAGCTCCATTATATTATGATGGTTTTAAATATGTTAAAAATATAAGAAAAAGTTTAAAAATAAGAACAATATTTAATTTAATAGCTCCATTATTAAATCCTTCTAGACCTCCTTTATCAGTTATAGGTGTATATAGTTTAAGATTATTATCAATTATTACTAAAATTTGTAAAGTTTTGAAATACAAAAGAGTAATTTCTGTACATAGTAATAATTATGATGAAATAACTCTTTATGGTCCTACATACATTAGTGAATTATATAAAGGAAAAATAAAGAAATATAAAATATATCCAGAAAGTTTTGGTTTTAAAACTTATAGTGAAAAAAAAAATATAAAAAATAAAAATTGTACTAAAAATATTGTTGAAGGTATAGGAGATAGTGTATATTTAGAAACTATATCAGCTAATGCATCTATTATTTTAAAAACTTTTGGAGAAGAAGATATAAAATATAATGCCAGTTATATTCTTAAACTAATAAAAAGAGGTATGATAAAAAAATTTATAAATAAAATATCTAATGGTAAAAACAATGAATAA